From one Lactiplantibacillus paraplantarum genomic stretch:
- a CDS encoding MBL fold metallo-hydrolase, with translation MKLTVLGYYGGYPYNGVGTSSYLVTAGDYHLLLDCGSGALNALEEILDPLQLDSVLLTHYHHDHTADVGVLQYYWQLRPGERKTPILPIYGHTADPLNFGALTWGGATEGRAYDPAVINQIGPFDISFLPTKHPVPAYAVRIVERATDQQLVFSADTAYLPELATFATGAQLLMTDTNFDADKTGKMWHMTSAQSGKIAKQAHVQKLLLTHLPQDIPFDRLQQEAQAAAGPDIPVMVAQKFLQLNLG, from the coding sequence ATGAAATTAACAGTTCTGGGTTATTACGGTGGTTATCCATATAATGGAGTAGGGACGAGTTCTTACCTAGTTACGGCTGGTGATTATCACTTGTTGCTCGATTGTGGGTCAGGGGCTTTGAACGCCTTAGAAGAGATTCTAGACCCCTTACAGCTCGATAGTGTTCTTTTAACACATTATCACCATGATCATACGGCTGACGTAGGTGTTTTACAGTATTATTGGCAGTTACGTCCTGGAGAACGCAAAACACCGATTTTGCCGATTTATGGCCACACAGCCGACCCACTAAACTTTGGTGCGCTGACGTGGGGTGGTGCTACAGAAGGTCGCGCTTATGATCCGGCCGTCATCAACCAGATTGGGCCGTTTGATATTAGCTTTTTGCCAACTAAGCATCCGGTCCCAGCGTACGCGGTCAGAATTGTTGAGCGGGCTACCGATCAACAATTGGTCTTTTCGGCTGATACAGCTTATTTACCAGAATTGGCAACCTTTGCGACTGGTGCACAGTTATTAATGACTGATACGAATTTTGATGCCGATAAAACCGGAAAAATGTGGCATATGACATCGGCACAATCCGGTAAAATTGCTAAGCAGGCGCACGTTCAAAAATTATTGTTAACACATTTGCCACAAGATATTCCTTTTGATCGGCTACAACAAGAAGCACAAGCGGCAGCTGGTCCGGATATTCCGGTGATGGTTGCCCAGAAGTTTTTACAATTAAATCTTGGTTAA
- a CDS encoding antibiotic biosynthesis monooxygenase encodes MSGKIAATFGTRKILTMIQQKHADRDLLLMQANATEDRYMLLDLTGEKTVFSSPVTYDVLLSKGSADWHGMTSFIFIELPVEEQKVFSSKFSSFRHDYNKPDGLKHFWVLRESKNNAAFVIVTNWHSDSEYAVWLRSESFKPFAKYITSDYGYHESRYSFVRSLKS; translated from the coding sequence ATGAGTGGAAAGATTGCAGCAACATTTGGGACACGCAAAATTCTAACTATGATCCAACAAAAACATGCTGATCGAGACTTGCTTTTAATGCAGGCCAACGCTACTGAAGATCGCTACATGTTACTCGACTTAACTGGTGAAAAAACAGTTTTTTCAAGTCCCGTAACATATGACGTTTTACTTTCAAAGGGATCAGCCGACTGGCATGGGATGACTAGCTTTATTTTCATTGAGCTACCTGTTGAAGAACAAAAGGTCTTTAGTTCTAAATTCAGCAGTTTCCGGCATGATTACAATAAACCGGACGGCCTTAAACACTTTTGGGTTTTACGTGAATCTAAAAATAATGCGGCCTTCGTAATTGTCACGAATTGGCATAGTGACTCCGAATACGCCGTTTGGTTGCGAAGTGAATCATTTAAGCCATTTGCGAAGTATATTACTTCCGATTACGGTTACCATGAAAGCCGTTATTCATTCGTTCGTTCATTAAAATCATAA